In the genome of Candida albicans SC5314 chromosome 6, complete sequence, the window ACTCAATCATATCTTTCCTGGTGTAAAAATAATTACTATCTTCAATAATGGAAAcaacattatcattttcttcgTCTTTGCTGATTTCCATAATACGAAAAAGACTTTCTTTTGAGTTACTTCCAACTATGTACATTGTAGTTGTGGCATTGTAAATTGTGAACCTTTGCAATATGATACGTTTATTACTTTCAGATGCATCCCCATAATCGTCTTGTTGTTCTTCATTCTCATTACCCCGTTCTCGGCTCTGATCCAGATGGTTTTGTTGAGTTTGCTCGTCTTGGTTTATGTATTGTTGTCCATTTTGCTGTGgatcttgttgttgtgtcTTGTTATTGTCttttataaaatttgtGTCTTCATTACTATGCAGCAGTTTGTTCACTTgctgttcttgttgtttatcTTTCGGGTGTTGTAAAGTTGTATTTTGATCTGAGTTAGAACTAGCTGCAGTTACAGCAGTGGGCTTTGGCATTGATTCAAACTTCTGGTGAAATTTATCTTGTCCATTGCTGTCAGTCTTCGGCACATTAAGATTCATTTAATAAGTTAAAGAGATTACAAATATATACTTAAAAGTAAGTTGTGGAGAATCAAATCAAGCAAAATAATCTTTgatcttttatttttggtttgtttatttttttctgtttccACCAAGCGTCCCCCTAGTTGTCTCCCCGTTTCACTTCTGTTGCCAATCTAATTAAATGTGATATGTTATATTCTAAACCAGTTAGCTAAATAATATACACTAGATAAAGTTACACTTCTCTATAACTGACCTAATATGGGAAGTTTCCATTTCAACCCATAATGATCGTACGaacaatttctttcaattggaATTTCATCCCCATCAACAACGTTCTTTTTACTGTCTTGCTCTTTACAATCAACCAAATAATCACCAAAtctattgataaattgacGTTGTTGGTAGATGGTagtaaatttgaaattccTTATTGTGAATTTGTTCAAGTAGAAAAACCTGCCATAGTTAAGCAATTTCTTATTATCATATAATACATAATCTTGCAAGGAATTCAAGGccaatgatgatgacgaggaagatgaagataaaaATCCATTAGTCTTTTCATATTCCAATAAAAACTGCTTGTcatatttattgataatactAAATGGGTCTCCATCTCCGTAAACGTCTCGGTTGTATTGGTAGCTCAAGTCATCCGAACATCCGGCATTTTGGACGTAATTTAAAGCTTTAtataaattctttaataGGATGTTGATAAAATATCGGTAATCagtttcattaattgaataGTATAATAGGTCGTACTCGTTGAATAACATTGACGGTTGACTGATGTCAATAAAGTACACACGAAATCCACTTTTCAAGTATAATCCAATTTCTTCCAtcacaatttcaattcttcgTAGCTTGTTATGATCACTATTggattgaaattgtttgaaGTAAAATCTTGACTCTGTTTCTGATGGTGGTGGGATTACAAAATGCCCCACATTCAAACATacaaattgattctttGGTAAGATTTCATTTATATTGCTAGGGGGATAGAATGTTTGCAGTTTAATGAGGGTTTCACCTAgttcattcaattcttgatatCTGACCTCAAATTTGGTGGTTCCTAATCCTTGACCATTCTTAACTGCCAAAgcaatattcaaattgtaATCACCTGGGGCAAGCCAACAAACTTTATTATAACTCAATAAATAAGTTCGATTAATCTCAACATAATGATTGAAAACATAATTTGAAGGCTCATCAATTTTGTAATCACAGTATTCAGCATAAAATCGTTTATTTTTGAGAATAGAGTAAATATATTTCCATGAGTCTTTGATATATTGACAATTCAATGGGTTTACGGTGGTGGTGAAATCAGGGTTGTGAACAATTATAGGTGACTCTTCCAATTGCAATCTTTTAGCTATTATTAATCTTGCTTGTTTCCTAAACACGtctaatgatttgatataAGGTTTTAACCAGGGTAAAATCTTTATGATAACTTTGACAGTAGCTTCACCAAATGTATTGACAATTTTATGataatataaatcattatataGTAAATAAAAGTGACTATTAACAAACTTTAGATTTGAGTTGGGTACCATTAATAATAGTTTGATTTGTATTTCCAACGGCAACTTGACTaacatttttttggatCAAGTTAAATATTCATTAGTCCTCGAGGAAAGATTGGATAGATGGGGGTTTTCAGTATCAAAGtaacaaatcaatttgagCTGAATATATTATCGATTATTGAAGTGAATTTGTCGAGGAAAAAACGGGGAAAGAAGAGAGTTATGAACAATTGCTGGAAAGATAAATGTGGAGGAAATAagaataattaaattagtCAAAGCAAGTGAGAGAAAGGGAGCAATCCaagaacaaagaaaaaaaaaacaggGACAAATATTCAACTGTTTGTGGCTCTTTAATTAACAGGCTCTTCAGTAGTAATAATCTAAGTCCTAACTAAGAGGGTTGTACTACTAAAGCCATCAACTAATTGTTATCAGTAGTTATCGTCTTCAAATATCAAAGTAATAGATAATATATAGAGTTGATGTTAtgataatcaattgatgatgtaattgaaaaagaaagtttcaaaagatatcaaaaaaaaaaagaaaaattgataaaagCGGGACAGCTAACCCCGGATAAAAGGGGATTATACCACACGACTTTATGTTCTAATACTTTCAAGATAAACCAACCGCCAAGTATCCCACTATATTGTATAGAAAACAAGACAATGTTTGTATTCTGAGTACCTATCCAATGCTTGATAGTAATGATTCAATACTATTAACCGTGCtattcatattttttttttaataaatttaagCACAATTTTGTGTTACTCATTGCCAATATTTAgttttgcttttgtttAGAAACAGAAACGCCAAAATCTGTCAAAAGCTTGCctgaaacaaaataatattgacTGAACCAGGTGATAGTTATTATCTCTAAAAGAtgttaaaataaaaaaaaataaaaacagtatataaaaagaaagtggaaattggtttaaaataaaataataatacaaattgGCGGTAGATCTTTGGAACAGTTTTATTGTGTAGCCATTTCCGTAATGCCTAGTATACGGTTCTGTTATTTATCATCGGCAATTCAATTGACAATGCTTTTGCGTGGTAACTTATAAcgtcaaaaaaataaatataattatactGTCCAAATTCACATAAAGCGATTGGGCAAGCTATATAACAAAACATTTGTAACctactaaaaaaaatatgacACGTAAAATTGGAGAGAGGAACTTACGAAATCACGCTTGGTTGacaacaatcaaaacaTAATTGGAAACAGCTTGGCACTCCTTTCAATAACGATCTATACACCAGCCTTGATACATTCCATTCTTAGTGCCTCctcatcaattgaattacatcaattcaaaatgtAACGAAAACTGcaaaaatcaagaaaaaaaaaagaaaaagaattggacGGTGTTCTtataatatattatttttttgcaacttcATGAGTATTAcgtatatttttttcaagtctTGTTTATGACCAGAAATGTGTCAATCTTAATGACATGGGTGACAGTAGAAGCTGGcaataaaatcaaacaaaaataataattgattcgAAAGCGTGGTTTTTAtgttttataataatttttgacAAGATATTGACTCAATTTCTGTTATACCAAAAAACTACCAGCCTTCCAAggaattattcaattttcttcaattatttataGACATGAATATCGCCTTTTGTAAAATCTATTTTTTGATactcatcaacaatatttttaattttgctTTAGTTAAAATGAAAACGATTTCAATTCTAGCTTTTTTGGTATTAGCTAGATTAATTGAAGCCAATGATTTATTCCAAGTTAAAACCATTATAGATTATCAAGATTTGTACCTTCATATTAATccaaataattttcaagTTAAATTAAGTCATTCATCTACTGATGTTTTCgaatttgatgaaagttccaataaattgttttgtGCTGGTACAAATGATATAATT includes:
- a CDS encoding uncharacterized protein (Protein of unknown function; transcript is upregulated in clinical isolates from HIV+ patients with oral candidiasis) → MLVKLPLEIQIKLLLMVPNSNLKFVNSHFYLLYNDLYYHKIVNTFGEATVKVIIKILPWLKPYIKSLDVFRKQARLIIAKRLQLEESPIIVHNPDFTTTVNPLNCQYIKDSWKYIYSILKNKRFYAEYCDYKIDEPSNYVFNHYVEINRTYLLSYNKVCWLAPGDYNLNIALAVKNGQGLGTTKFEVRYQELNELGETLIKSQTFYPPSNINEILPKNQFVCLNVGHFVIPPPSETESRFYFKQFQSNSDHNKLRRIEIVMEEIGLYLKSGFRVYFIDISQPSMLFNEYDLLYYSINETDYRYFINILLKNLYKALNYVQNAGCSDDLSYQYNRDVYGDGDPFSIINKYDKQFLLEYEKTNGFLSSSSSSSSLALNSLQDYVLYDNKKLLNYGRFFYLNKFTIRNFKFTTIYQQRQFINRFGDYLVDCKEQDSKKNVVDGDEIPIERNCSYDHYGLKWKLPILGQL